Within the Telopea speciosissima isolate NSW1024214 ecotype Mountain lineage chromosome 4, Tspe_v1, whole genome shotgun sequence genome, the region ATATCCTAGTCATAATTGTCAGCAGGTCACATGTCCATGCACCATCAATTCCAAGAAAACCAGGCGACCATTTCAAGTCCTGCAGATGGAGGCTGATCCCAAATGCAGAATTCATGGCCAAGTATACCAAAGATAAATCCTTACTTTATGCATTCGCAATATCCGAGGTGCACTCAGTTTCCCCTGTGTGACAATTTGGACAGTTGCTCCTTCACAAGGTTGTAGATAAAAGCTGCACCTGTAGAAAATAACAGGAAACATATTTATGAGCTGCTTTATTTCAGCCACATACAGAGACAAGCAACCAAACCATCTTGCAGAAAATAATATCACACATAATTTAAAAACATTTCGGCCATAAGCAGAGAACAAGAAACTGAAGCAGTTGCATACTATTGTAAAACCATAAATGAAAAACTGAAGGATTATTTCCCATCTGGATCTACTTTTCTTGCTCTATTCTTTTCCTTTGTACaacccctttccccccccccccccccccaaaaaaaaaatgtcacaaaGGAGAGTACTACATAACATAATCCACATGGAACTGGCAAGCgatagggatttttttttctttgtttttgccccccgggggggtggggtggggtggggtggttcaagaaacaagaaagatgCACTCGAGATGTGAGCAACAATAACAAAGAGGGATTAAGAAAATTGAAGTGCAATATCTCTCTTCAACCTTGGACCCTGCAAGTTTTGGTGTGCTCGATAAGAGCATAAATGCAAGTGTAATCACAAGTATTCCCACCAAATCATTAGTTTATCCGACTATAAAATGCCTTTCATGAAAGTTGCCCATATCCTTCACAGATCAACAGCAAAGCAACAAAGCATTTCAACATAATAAGATTAAGACTAGCGGACTAATCAATTGACTTTTACATTCAATGTATCTATAAAACATTCACCTATGCATTAAGGTCAGATTATTACTTGGTATTTTCTTTTGGCGGCAATCGACTATTTAAAGTACAATCAAGACACCACCATGGAAAATCCTTCTCATCTTGAGTACCATCCAACTCAGTGATCTGCTTTCTCCATGGACCTCCATGAGAGCCCTCAGTAATTATAGAAGGAGGAGAAACCGTAGAAAACTCAAACGGAGGGTAAACCATCGAGTCATTTTCTGCATTACCATCAACCTCAACTCTTGAATGGGAATGATTTCTAGCAGAAAAATCCTTCCCTGATGAACCATCACCATTGGCTGAAGCTTGGGATGTTGCTCTTTGCCTTCTTTTGGTCAACCAATGAGCCAATAAACCTTTAAGCGTCTCCCGTGCTAGATTGACCTGCAGAATTGCATTCACATGCAcgtcaataaaataaaaagttaagCCCATATCAAGCTAGAAAATGAGATTGAAATTTAATCATTTCACTGGAATCCGCTAGTTCTACAATAGGTTAGGTTGCAAAAAAACACATTGGAGTTTTCCAGCAATTACAAGATGATCCCTCTCACAATCAACACTAAACACAAACCTTCGAAAAATTTACAAAAGAAAgttgaaactaaactaaaagGTTGGCACAAGAGGCCTGATGTAGACTACACCAGAACTTTTGAAGCTTCCAAGAATAACACAACAAAGAATACATCCTTAACCCTTAAGTGATTCATGAAGAGTCTTTTTACCTTGTCATCCTCAGGTTTCCCAGGTATAGTCAGGTCAGCAGAATACATTTCTGCAGAAAAGCATTGTGGTGTGTCCAAATGGATAGACAAGCTTCCAAGCCTAGTATCTGTAGTGAACCATGCAGGAATACTGACCTGGAGAAGCCAAATGACAAAACACAACGATAAGTTCAAAAAACTGAGTATTATAGGTTTAAGACTACCAAATAGGGAAACAAATCTAAAAAATCTATACCATCTCAAAtagttcttccttcttctcttcaaatGAAACCTGCTGCAGATTAGATATTATATGAATAATTATTATAAGCTAGCCCACGAGAAGAAATCTTTAATTAttacttttaattatttaagaatGGCCTAGGCAATGGAactattttattcttgaaacCTTGCCATAATCCTCAACCACAATTCCTCTGGTGATCTCCCATAATTTCACTGAGCCTGCTGTATCCTATCAAAAAGTCACAATAAAATTACATTATAACTATAGACAAAGACAATTTCAAGGTGTCAAATCTCGATGGGTATTTAGATAAAAGTAATAGTTGTGGAGCAAGCATCATGATCACCTTTGTCAGGACATGCCTTCTGTTGTTTAGAATTTCATGTTGAACAATTCCTGGAGTTCCAGGAATTGTAAATGATGGTTCTTTGTAAACAGGCACCTGGAAAAAAGGTCAAATAGTTAAGTCCCACATATAACAAAGAAAGTAACAATtatatacaaaaacaaaaaaaacaaaaacaaaagaaaatacacCAGCGTAGCATGGCAAATTATTAGTATAAATATCAAACCACAAGTTTAACATCCAGATTTCAACTACCCTTTCACCTACCTtcaggattttcttattttattatttgatcTGAGGAGAAACAATTCCATAAATACACAAGCTAGCCTTGAAAGAAACCTAGGATTCAACCAGGTCTCTTCAACCATTTATTTcagaattggggggggggggggggttgagtgGGAGGGAGGGGATAGATATTTTCAAGTTTCCATCATCCATGCAAAATGAAAACAGAAGTTCATAAGTGAAATCAAATATGAAGTTCATAAGTGAAATCAAATATGAACTCAGAACATATCAGGACTCACCATTGGAAAATGCTAtgataaaagtataaaaaaaaagggcgtacccagtgcacgacgCTCCTGCCACTgaggggtctggggagggtcataatgtacacagccttacccctgctttagCAGAAAGACTGTTTTCAGAATTGAACCCGTGACCCCTTGGTCACAACggaacaaccttaccattgcactaAGGACTACCCAAAAGTAAAAATGGCAAAAGAGGCTTGACAGTTACTACAGAATTAAGACAAgaaaaaattcattttgaaAACAAGATATGGCATGCATAAATGCATGTCAAATTGTCCATCCGCaatgaaggcattaaactaGAAGTATGACAGTTTCATATGAGAGAAGGATTCTGTATGGAGTAAATAGGGACATGTATGACTTACGGGAGTAGATCCTTCTAAACAAGCTCTTGCCCTGGAAAAGGACAAATTGCCAGCCAAAAATGAACCACCTCTCTGAAAAGCCTTCTGCGGGTTACGTCCATCAGAGGGCCACCTATGTACAGAAGAATCTGTTGTTGCGACCCATATGCCATCATCATGCAGTGCAAGTTGCAAAACAGGGTGTTCTTTTGTGCAAAGCAGCACACTTTCTCTTGTAGCCAAGTCTGTGAGATATAACTGAAACAACATCgagaattttccaaaagagaACAAAGATCACAGCAAGTCAAATATAAAAACTTGGGTTCTAGCAAAACATCTAAATAAGATTCATTAAGCCCTTCTGAGAAACGTTACATACAGAAAGGTCCCTCCCACCACTATAAACATGGCTGAATGTTGGGGTGCTGGCAAGTGCCCAAACAGAATCTGTATGCACAGCATAGGAATGTACACAACGCTGCTGACCAAGATCCCATAGTCTACAGTGGGGAAAAAAGACAATCAACATATGAAGCACTAAATCTCCTCTTTATTTCTACTTTTAACATCCATCCAGTTCTTCAAGAGTGAATACAAATGTTCTCACCAGAGGGAAAATTATTGCCTCTAGTGTaaaatctttttgttttgacataaaacaaagggaaattatcagtgACACCCCCTCCGATAGCCCGTTAAATTAATGCAACCCCACTAAGcaccaaaatatcaattttggcccaaaaactaacggaGTTAACTGAGTTGAAtgcaaatgactaaaatacctgAGACCCACTAGCATCTTTTAGGCCGTTGGATGAAATGGAAGGCATCTCAACCATGAAATCAATCCGCAagttatctttctctctctcaaccatTCAATCAATCCGcaaattgatattttggtgCTTAGTGGGGTTGCATTAATTTAACGGGCTATCGGAGGGGGTGtcgctgataatttccctaaAACAAATTAATCGAAAACAAGAATCTTGCATAGGAAAAGTAAAGTTCCACATCACAGATCTTCCCAAGCCAAAGAATTCCAATCCATGGTGAGCTGACAGTTGCTCACTATGGTATTAAAGATATGCAATAAAATATATAGTAAAAGTTTGAATAAAGACTGGTTAAAAAGATTTAATTATAGGATATATGATTAACCAAAAACTAGTTTACCAACTACTAATACTTACCTGATCATAGAATCAGAGGATCCTGATAAGCAAAATCTgcaacaaaataacgaaaataATGGTTGGATTATATAAAACAATGAC harbors:
- the LOC122657403 gene encoding WD repeat-containing protein 48-like, whose protein sequence is MHRVGSAGNTSNSSRPRKEKRLTYVLNDADDKKHCAGINCLALLRTSVPDGCDYLFTGSRDGTLKRWALAEDAATCSATFESHVDWVNDAVLAGDNILVSCSSDTTLKTWNCSSDGTCTRTLRQHSDYVTCLASAQKNSNIVASGGLGGEVFIWDLEAALVPASMSTDAKEDDCSNDIIGSANSGLPITSLRSIGSNSSISLHQTQPHGYGPIAAKGHKESVYALAMNDDGSLLVSGGTEKVVRVWDPRTGSKAMKLRGHTDNIRALLLDPSGRFCLSGSSDSMIRLWDLGQQRCVHSYAVHTDSVWALASTPTFSHVYSGGRDLSLYLTDLATRESVLLCTKEHPVLQLALHDDGIWVATTDSSVHRWPSDGRNPQKAFQRGGSFLAGNLSFSRARACLEGSTPVPVYKEPSFTIPGTPGIVQHEILNNRRHVLTKDTAGSVKLWEITRGIVVEDYGKVSFEEKKEELFEMVSIPAWFTTDTRLGSLSIHLDTPQCFSAEMYSADLTIPGKPEDDKVNLARETLKGLLAHWLTKRRQRATSQASANGDGSSGKDFSARNHSHSRVEVDGNAENDSMVYPPFEFSTVSPPSIITEGSHGGPWRKQITELDGTQDEKDFPWWCLDCTLNSRLPPKENTKCSFYLQPCEGATVQIVTQGKLSAPRILRMHKVINYVIEKIVLDKPLDGGNSDGTFAPVLGVGHSQLSTVGGEGSFRPSLKPWQKLKPSIEILCNNQVLSPDMSLATVRAYIWKKPDDLVLNYRLLQGK